A region of Ictidomys tridecemlineatus isolate mIctTri1 chromosome 4, mIctTri1.hap1, whole genome shotgun sequence DNA encodes the following proteins:
- the LOC144377322 gene encoding uncharacterized protein LOC144377322, whose protein sequence is MERKTISTINPLDHTQQADSHSSDPIPGSFLDLSHQRLKQVTFEGLQAQAPAGHREGGTTPHTGTLADSPRFSAKCSQAAHFLSKVKAGRVASRWWSSPAPLVWTERRPVKPTPRRGPRLHGPASRQRELPEPEPQPPRCWRQNPTASALGATLGLLGSHARKDFCPPGRRL, encoded by the coding sequence ATGGAAAGGAAAACAATCTCGACGATAAATCCACTGGACCACACACAACAAGCCGATTCCCACAGTTCAGATCCAATCCCTGGCTCCTTTTTGGACCTTTCTCATCAAAGGCTGAAGCAGGTCACGTTTGAGGGTCTTCAGGCTCAGGCCCCTGCCGGACACAGGGAGGGCGGCACGACGCCCCACACTGGGACCCTGGCCGACTCTCCAAGGTTCTCGGCAAAATGCTCGCAAGCGGCGCACTTCCTTTCAAAGGTGAAGGCTGGTCGGGTCGCCAGCCGTTGGTGGTCCTCTCCCGCACCTTTAGTGTGGACCGAGCGAAGACCTGTCAAGCCCACACCTAGGCGAGGCCCACGGCTACATGGCCCCGCCTCGAGGCAGCGAGAGCTCCCGGAGCCGGAGCCGCAGCCGCCAAGGTGCTGGCGGCAAAATCCAACCGCCAGTGCTTTGGGAGCGACTTTGGGGCTGCTTGGCTCCCATGCCAGAAAAGACTTCTGTCCACCGGGTAGACGACTCTGA